The nucleotide sequence CACCCTCACCGAGCCAGGCAGGGAGAGCCCCTACCGCAACCGCTCCGTGGAGGAGAACCTGGACCTCTTCGAGCGCATGCGCAAGGGCGAGTTTCCGGAAGGCTCGCGCACGCTTCGGGCCAAGATAGACATGTCGTCGGGGAACATCAACCTGCGCGATCCGGTAATGTACCGCATCCTGCACGCCACCCACCACCGCACCGGCGACAAGTGGCGCATCTACCCTATGTACGACTGGGCCCACGGACAGTGCGACTCCATAGAAGGCATCACCCATTCTCTCTGCAGCCTGGAGTACGCCGACCACCGGCCCCTCTACGACTGGTTCCTGGATCAGCTCGGCATCCACCACCCCCGCCAGATCGAGTTCGGTCGGACTAGCCTCACCTACACCGTGGTCAGCAAGCGGTACCTAGCCGAGCTGGTGCGCGAGGGCTACGTGGACGGCTGGGACGACCCTCGGATGCCCACCCTATCCGGGTTGCGCCGCCGGGGTTACACCCCTGAGTCCATCCGGGACTTCGCCGACCGGACGGGAGTGCCCCGGGTCAACAGCACGGTGGACGTGGCCCTGCTGGAGCACTGCCTGCGCGAGGACCTGAACCGAAGGGCCCAGCGGGTCATGGCTGTGCTCCGGCCTTTGCGACTGGTGATCGAGAACTACCCCGAGGGCCAGGTGGAGTACATCGAGGCCATCAACAACCCTGAAGACCAGTCCATGGGGACACGCAAGGTCCCCTTCTCCCGCGTGCTCTACATAGAGCGGGAAGACTTCATGGAGGAGCCGCCCAAGAAGTTCTACCGCCTGGCGCCCGGACGCGAGGTGAGGCTGCGCTACGCCTACTTCGTCACCTGCACCGGCGTGGTCAAGGACGAGAACGGAGAGGTGGTGGAGGTGCGCTGCACGTACGACCCGGCCACCCGAGGTGGCGACGCTCCCGACGGTCGCAAGGTCCGCGCTACCCTGCACTGGGTCTCGGCCGAACACGCCCTGGACGCGGAGGTACGGCTGTACGACCGGCTATTCACCAAAGAGGACCCCAGCGACGTAGAGGAGGGCAAGCGCTTCACGGACTACGTCAACCCCAACTCCCTCGAGGTGCTGCGGGGCTGCAAGGTGGAGCCCTTCCTCGCAGGCGCCGAGCCCGGCAGCCGCTAC is from Anaerolineae bacterium and encodes:
- a CDS encoding glutamine--tRNA ligase/YqeY domain fusion protein, whose protein sequence is MPEHPTDFIREAIMEDIRSGRFGGRVHTRWPPEPNGYLHIGHAKAICLNFSIAEEFGGLCNFRFDDTNPIKEEQEFVDAQIEDVRWLGFDWGDRLFYASDYFEQLYQWAVQLIKEGKAYVDDLSPDEVREYRGTLTEPGRESPYRNRSVEENLDLFERMRKGEFPEGSRTLRAKIDMSSGNINLRDPVMYRILHATHHRTGDKWRIYPMYDWAHGQCDSIEGITHSLCSLEYADHRPLYDWFLDQLGIHHPRQIEFGRTSLTYTVVSKRYLAELVREGYVDGWDDPRMPTLSGLRRRGYTPESIRDFADRTGVPRVNSTVDVALLEHCLREDLNRRAQRVMAVLRPLRLVIENYPEGQVEYIEAINNPEDQSMGTRKVPFSRVLYIEREDFMEEPPKKFYRLAPGREVRLRYAYFVTCTGVVKDENGEVVEVRCTYDPATRGGDAPDGRKVRATLHWVSAEHALDAEVRLYDRLFTKEDPSDVEEGKRFTDYVNPNSLEVLRGCKVEPFLAGAEPGSRYQFERQGYFCADSKDSRPGALVFNRTVPLRDTWAKVQGREG